The stretch of DNA CTAGTCTATTATAATAACCCAAAAGGCTTCAAGACTTAATCCTACCATTAGTTAGTATTTTACATACTGCCtaaccattattattattattaatgaccATTAGGGAGACTTCCATTATTCCCGTTAGCTTCTCCACCACTAGAGTCTTCAGAAGGATCTTCATCGGGTACAATttgattatcattattattcatTCTTAAATTTGCTTGATGATtcacaaaattataataaactgGACTACGGCTACGCACTCTCATACGGGCGGTACGACCAACACGAGGCCTTGGTCCCCTAGGTCCAGTAGAGTGAGAACCCCTTCCAACTCCATTAAGGTTGAGAACCATTATCATTCTCTCTAATGGCAGCACCATCTCCAGGGTAATATGGTGTATGATAGATGAAACAAGTAATCCTCCTATTCCTTCAGTTGTCTTCACGAATCCAGTAAAAGTCAAGGTTTGTGACGCTCTATCCAGCTCCCAAACAGCGTCACCCATCTCCTCTAGACACTCAATCCTCCGGGTTCCCGAGTGGTTCAGCGGCTCCCTCGGCATTATCTGTAATGTAAGGGTGAAATACTCGTACACAAGCTTACCACGCGATGAGATCACAAGGTTACACATAGTATTATACACTTACATGCATTTTATCTCTTCTAATTACTATACATGTCTAGACATAAAATTATGTTGAATCAAAGAATCACATGTTATCATGAGCAGTTTCACAGAAAATTTAATAGTTAATCACAGAAGCATGTATCACAAAACATTTGATAGTTAATCACAGAAGCATGTATTGTGATAAATGTAAGAATTCATCTCAGAAGCATGTATCAATAAGTTAATATATTAGGATCATCACTTAAGAGTATTCACATTCAAGACATTATAGCACTTAGTCAAATAATTCTCACCACCCAAAATTTGTTAGTCCTCATCGAATTCAGATGATAAACCGAGACAAAAATTCATTATCCAAAGTTAGTTTACTTAACTTATTtggtatttatttttgacacacCTACTCCATGGAGACTTTTATTATGAGCGTAAGGCCGTTTCAACTGCCATATCATGGTTGTTTGCAATCGacatatatcaaatatgtcTCAACCATTCTGGCCCGAGCGCTACACCTTATTATAGATAGTATCCGAAACTCATGTTCACCTCAACTTTTTACCATAAACAGCTTCAAGTACACACATAGTTTACAATAGACAGTTCAAAGATATAGAGAATGTATCATGAATTATTATTCTAACTATTTGAACATACTGTTTTATATTATGAGAAAATGAGTTAAGATCATATATAGATTGTATTCACATACCACATATATTAAAAGGGAGTTCTACTTTCAACAATTCAATGTTACAGGGATTATCATCCCCTGCatattaacttattttaatCAATTCTATGTTACCTTATAATTATAACATTAAGTACACAAGTTCCTAattataactaataatatatatacaattacCACATTTCTTGTGCTCACCAACTTATTATTAGTATAACCCCTTACCTTTGAGCTTTTCAGAATAACTTGTGCAATCTCCTTCTTCTATGTTACCTATCCACTCATCAAAATAACTACTCTTAACTTACTATCATTATACTCAAAATTCTAACATTACtgagataaaaaaataagtcacAAGAATTTATATTCTAAGAATAAAAGATGGAAAGCCAACGTACATTAATATGTTAAATGGCCTATCATTGTTGCTTAAGCAtatatatgtgtttataaatttTTGAGATCTTGCAACTACATCTTCTGATAGTTCAAAACACTATAATTTTCTTTGCAAAATGACAGATCTAGATCCTGTTATCATGCTTCATTCTCTGTTCCTTTAtctatcttctttttcttttgtaaccAATTAGTGACAAAATCAAGTGGAGTTAAAATCTTGAATTAATCATTTGAGGAAGTTAAGATTCTAACATGATGATAGTTACATATGAATTGAAGCCTTCAGTTATGGAAAATGGAAGCATCTAAGGTCCTAGAATGAATAAAAAGGCAAATTTGCTAAAAGGCTATAAATGAACAAAAGAGGAAATATTAGactaaaagaaagaagaaagaacgAACCTTTTAACAGAGCTTTCTTAGTAGTGAATTGTGTGaaaagtttgtgaaagttacaCTCCTATTTATATGCATTTCCTTCCACTTCTACTTGGTTAATTTAAGCTCacgttttctttttttttttttagtttgtgaAGAATGATCAGCCACGTTAACATGATTATGTGTTATCCTTATCTCACAcagtgaaatttttattttatttatttatttatttatttatttattttttggtgatatAATTGTATACTGTCGATTAAGGCACTGTCTAAATTTCGGTAGAATTTTAAGCCTGAAATTTTATCATAGCCTACTGAAATATTTCATGATTgatttctaaaattatttttcttaaattcacAGTCTAAAAGGATAAGTTTATTATCGGTCTACACCAAGTAAAACTACTATCAAGGCACACATAAAACAAGTTAAAAATATTTGGGTGTTACATTACTACcccactaaaaaaaaatttcgtcCCCGAAATTGTGTACCTCGAAATAATTCTGGATATTGTGATCTCATATTGTCCTCCAACTCCCATGTTGAATCCCCAGTTGTTTGATCCCAAACAACCCTTACTAAGGAAATTTGTTTCCCTCGTAGTTGTTTGATTCTCCTATCTTCGATCCTTACGGGAGATGTTTCATATGACAAGTTTTCTCTCAATGGGACTTCATCAGGCTCAATTATGTGAGATGGGTCGGGTACATATTTTCTTAATTGCGAAACATGTAAAACATTGTGGATATTCGAAAGAAAAGGTGGTAGAGCGATTTGATAAGCTACTGGACCAATACGACGAAGAATTTGATATGGTCCAATGAATTTTGGAGTGAGTTTTCTAGCCTTAATAGCTCTACCTACCCCAGTCgttgatgtgactttcacaAATACATGTTCACCTTCTTGAAATTCGAGAGGTCTTCTTTTTCGATCAAAGTAGCTCTTTTGTCTGCTCTGTGCAACCTTCATTTTTTCACGGATTTGTTTAACTTTCTCGGTTGTTTGTTGGACTATTTCTGGTCCGAATATAGAGCTCTCTCCGTCTTGATACCAACAAAGCGGTGTTTGGCATTTTCTCCCGTACAAAGCTTCGAAAGGAGCCATACCTATACTCGAGTGAAAACTATTATTATAAGTAAACTCGATTAGTGGTAGTAGATCATCCTAACTTCCTCTGTTGTCTAGAACGCATGCCCTAAGCAAATCTTTTAAAGATTGAATCGTTCTCTCTGTTTGACCATCCGTCTGAGGGTGGTATGCTGAACTTAGTTGCAATTTCGTCCCTAAAGCTTTTTGTAAATTTTG from Trifolium pratense cultivar HEN17-A07 linkage group LG5, ARS_RC_1.1, whole genome shotgun sequence encodes:
- the LOC123886306 gene encoding uncharacterized protein LOC123886306 encodes the protein MAPFEALYGRKCQTPLCWYQDGESSIFGPEIVQQTTEKVKQIREKMKVAQSRQKSYFDRKRRPLEFQEGEHVFVKVTSTTGVGRAIKARKLTPKFIGPYQILRRIGPVAYQIALPPFLSNIHNVLHVSQLRKYVPDPSHIIEPDEVPLRENLSYETSPVRIEDRRIKQLRGKQISLVRVVWDQTTGDSTWELEDNMRSQYPELFRDR
- the LOC123885335 gene encoding uncharacterized protein LOC123885335, yielding MPREPLNHSGTRRIECLEEMGDAVWELDRASQTLTFTGFVKTTEGIGGLLVSSIIHHITLEMVLPLERMIMVLNLNGVGRGSHSTGPRGPRPRVGRTARMRVRSRSPVYYNFVNHQANLRMNNNDNQIVPDEDPSEDSSGGEANGNNGSLPNGH